From the Acidobacteriota bacterium genome, one window contains:
- a CDS encoding TonB-dependent receptor → MVLCMVLCALVIFSNQSSAQTATTLRVTVVDPSGAAIPQAKVQVVTAPAGAKKSAQKTNARGELTFNQLVAGSYQLQVSAPGFTPRTLNDIKLQPGSNQLEVRLEIAEVQEVLNVEQDKREANTDARGNAFSTVLTAEQIAQLPDDPDEFEQAIRDMAGPGATFRVNGFRGGHLPPKSQIREIRFRMNPYAAENHDAALIGVDIYTKPGLDSWHGSLNAGFRDEALNARNAFVPFRAPEQNRRFGFEIGGPLWRKHTSAFLSADGVNAYDSVALLAALPGSTLPTNILMDAVRRPLRTLNLAARVEHMLTKTHAARGEYQRNAKRQSNLGVGGFDLYERAYSSDSTEHILRLADSGSFGKKLFNEFRFQSRWQTVALDSLSNATTIQVLNAFTRGGAQLSSDRRVHDFDLADNLDAAFKKHALRLGVEAETGNYRSDEARNLNGTFVFSSLAAFNAGKPTQYSQRSGAGQLDFNQHQLGWFVQDDWRVSKGFSLNFGVRHEWQNNLADGNNFAPRFGFAYSPFRNGKTTLRGGAGIFYDWFGADTFEQALRVNGLQQRDLIVQQPCYPNPFACGQPVQLPPSRVQTEAGLQMPYSQVASFGIERELAKNMRLTTQYRYQRGVHLLRGRNINAPLPGAGRHDPTAGNITQIESSANSFNHALIVNLNWMKMGKFMLAANYVLSKSTNESDSPLSLPVNSFDLRGERGPSLMDARHRLFVLSNYTLPRGLRLGTILQASSATPYNVTTGFDNNGDSIINDRPLGLTRNSARGARRVDLSTRLSWGFGFGKAREDLAGHGPQVRVLRGDGDAGGMLGSMSGMPGAQQKRYRTEFFIQATNVLNHANLAGFSGVQTSPFFGRATMALPGRRLETGLRFSF, encoded by the coding sequence ATGGTGCTGTGCATGGTGCTGTGCGCCCTGGTTATTTTTAGCAATCAAAGTTCAGCGCAAACAGCGACCACGCTGCGTGTCACCGTCGTTGATCCCAGCGGCGCGGCCATTCCCCAAGCCAAAGTGCAAGTCGTCACGGCTCCGGCGGGCGCGAAAAAGAGCGCGCAAAAAACCAATGCACGCGGCGAATTGACGTTCAACCAACTTGTCGCGGGCAGCTATCAGTTGCAAGTTAGCGCGCCCGGTTTCACACCGCGCACACTCAATGACATAAAGCTGCAACCCGGCAGCAACCAATTGGAGGTGCGGCTGGAAATCGCCGAAGTGCAGGAAGTGCTCAACGTCGAACAGGACAAACGCGAAGCCAACACCGATGCGCGTGGCAACGCCTTTTCGACAGTATTGACGGCAGAGCAAATCGCGCAACTGCCAGACGATCCTGATGAGTTTGAGCAAGCCATTCGCGATATGGCTGGCCCCGGCGCGACCTTTCGCGTCAACGGCTTCCGCGGCGGCCATCTGCCGCCCAAATCACAGATTCGGGAAATCCGCTTCCGCATGAATCCCTACGCCGCTGAAAACCACGACGCCGCGCTGATTGGCGTAGACATTTACACCAAGCCCGGCCTGGATAGTTGGCACGGCAGTCTCAACGCTGGCTTTCGCGATGAAGCGTTGAACGCGCGCAATGCCTTCGTGCCCTTTCGCGCGCCAGAACAAAACCGGCGCTTCGGGTTTGAAATCGGCGGCCCGCTCTGGCGCAAACACACTTCGGCGTTTCTGTCCGCCGATGGCGTGAACGCATACGATTCCGTCGCCCTGCTCGCCGCCTTACCCGGAAGCACGTTGCCAACAAATATACTGATGGATGCGGTGCGCCGACCGTTGCGCACGTTGAATCTGGCGGCGCGCGTTGAACACATGCTGACCAAAACGCACGCGGCGCGTGGCGAATACCAGCGCAATGCCAAACGGCAAAGCAATCTCGGCGTGGGGGGCTTTGATCTGTACGAACGCGCCTATTCGTCAGACTCGACCGAGCACATCTTGCGCCTGGCCGATTCCGGCTCCTTCGGAAAAAAGCTGTTCAACGAATTCCGCTTTCAATCGCGGTGGCAAACGGTCGCGCTCGATTCGCTGTCAAACGCGACCACCATTCAGGTGCTCAACGCCTTTACGCGCGGCGGCGCACAGCTCAGCAGCGACCGCCGCGTGCACGATTTCGACCTCGCCGACAATCTGGATGCCGCCTTCAAAAAACATGCACTGCGCCTTGGCGTAGAAGCCGAGACCGGCAATTACCGCAGCGACGAAGCCCGCAATCTGAACGGCACGTTTGTCTTTTCCAGCCTCGCCGCGTTTAACGCCGGTAAACCCACGCAGTATTCGCAACGCAGCGGCGCGGGCCAGCTTGATTTCAATCAGCATCAACTCGGCTGGTTTGTGCAAGACGATTGGCGCGTGAGCAAAGGCTTCAGCTTGAATTTCGGCGTGCGTCACGAATGGCAAAACAATCTGGCTGACGGCAACAACTTTGCGCCGCGTTTCGGCTTCGCATATTCGCCGTTCCGCAACGGCAAGACGACGCTGCGCGGCGGCGCGGGCATCTTTTACGACTGGTTCGGCGCGGATACCTTTGAACAAGCCTTGCGCGTCAACGGACTGCAACAGCGCGATCTGATTGTGCAACAGCCTTGTTATCCAAATCCGTTTGCTTGCGGCCAGCCCGTGCAATTGCCGCCTAGCCGTGTGCAAACCGAGGCGGGCTTGCAGATGCCCTATTCGCAGGTGGCCTCGTTCGGCATCGAACGCGAGTTGGCGAAGAACATGCGCTTGACGACACAATACCGCTATCAACGCGGCGTGCACTTGCTGCGCGGGCGCAACATCAACGCGCCGCTGCCGGGCGCGGGCCGCCACGATCCAACCGCGGGCAACATCACGCAAATCGAAAGCAGCGCCAATTCGTTCAACCACGCGCTGATCGTCAATTTGAACTGGATGAAGATGGGCAAGTTCATGCTCGCCGCCAACTACGTGTTGTCGAAGAGCACCAACGAGAGCGACAGCCCGCTCAGCCTGCCCGTGAACAGCTTCGATCTGCGCGGCGAACGCGGCCCCTCGTTGATGGATGCGCGCCACCGCCTCTTCGTGTTGTCGAATTACACGCTGCCGCGCGGCTTGCGGCTGGGCACGATTTTGCAAGCCAGTTCGGCGACGCCTTACAACGTGACGACGGGCTTCGACAACAACGGCGACAGCATCATCAATGACCGTCCGTTGGGCCTGACGCGCAACAGCGCGCGCGGCGCGCGGCGCGTTGATTTGAGCACGCGGCTGAGTTGGGGTTTCGGTTTCGGCAAAGCGCGCGAAGACCTGGCCGGACATGGCCCACAGGTGCGCGTGTTGCGCGGCGACGGCGATGCGGGCGGCATGCTCGGCTCAATGTCCGGGATGCCCGGCGCACAGCAAAAGCGCTATCGCACGGAGTTTTTCATCCAAGCGACCAACGTGCTCAATCACGCCAATCTGGCGGGATTTTCGGGCGTACAGACTTCGCCGTTCTTTGGCCGGGCGACGATGGCGTTGCCGGGGCGGCGGTTGGAGACGGGGCTGCGGTTCAGCTTTTGA
- a CDS encoding serine hydrolase, whose protein sequence is MNPKQLKAYALAALLAFSLWQLPLPAGAQAKPESAPLDDKTRAAVIEDALQALNSNYVFPDKAKEMEQAIRARAARKEYDNLADAEAFARALTQHLQEVSHDKHLRVLNANGGGANFATRLDPALNRLLSAKRNYGFEKIERLGGNVGYLDLRGFEDPGAARDTVTAAMTFLANTDALIFDLRQNGGGSPHMVALLSSYLFDKPVHLNSIYDRPSNSTQEFWTQAEVPGKRYGDKPVFILTSKRTFSAAEEFTYNLKNLKRAVIIGETTGGGAHPVSPQRLGTQFILTVPMARSINPITKTNWEGTGVTPDIAVSAEQALKVAHLAALKALQPKTTEPLLAAQLQTLIEATSGELAATARQAVEGLAKAAPAPTAAAPTPPTPSAPVTVPQTDAKLPDTPAGHSFGKFLNTINSGSLDEMKRFHRESGGDEGNAQQDFGLYQQTGGLQLHSLASSTEFELTALVQTKKDQRWLNFSIGVEHQAPHAIADIRVQPTTAPGSATPANAVPTGGARKQPGEAPASPKKLSEAEALKETERHLQQLSAADEFSGVVLIAKNGQPLWQRAYGFANKAFNTPNRLDTKFNLGSINKFITHTAILQLVEAGKLNLDDTLGKYLPDYPNQQAAAKVTISHLLNMQSGIGDFFGAKFEATPKDRIRTINDYLKLFAEAPLAFEPGTSQRYSNGGYVVLGAIIEKVTGQSYYDYVRERIYKPAGMTNTDAYEVDASVPNVATGYTRHSGRDGNARVDNVYTKPARGSSAGGGYSTAEDLLKFAQALEHGKLLDATHSRQMFGRLGIAGGAPGINAILEGGPPGGYSVIVLSNYDPPSAEDVAAKIRGWLGMRD, encoded by the coding sequence ATGAATCCTAAACAACTTAAAGCTTATGCCCTGGCTGCACTGCTGGCGTTCAGCCTCTGGCAATTGCCGCTGCCCGCTGGCGCGCAAGCCAAACCCGAAAGCGCCCCGTTGGATGACAAGACGCGCGCCGCCGTGATCGAAGACGCGTTGCAAGCGCTCAATTCCAACTATGTCTTCCCCGACAAAGCCAAAGAGATGGAACAAGCCATCCGCGCCCGTGCCGCTCGCAAGGAATATGACAACCTCGCCGATGCCGAAGCGTTCGCACGCGCGCTCACGCAACACCTACAGGAAGTCAGCCACGACAAACATCTGCGTGTGCTCAACGCCAACGGGGGCGGCGCGAATTTCGCCACGCGGCTCGACCCGGCCTTGAACCGCTTGCTGAGCGCGAAACGCAATTATGGGTTTGAAAAGATCGAACGTCTCGGCGGCAATGTCGGCTATCTCGACCTGCGCGGCTTTGAAGACCCCGGCGCGGCGCGCGACACTGTGACGGCGGCGATGACGTTTTTAGCCAATACGGACGCGCTGATTTTCGACCTGCGGCAAAACGGTGGCGGTTCGCCGCACATGGTCGCACTGCTGTCGAGTTATCTGTTCGACAAGCCCGTACACCTCAACAGCATTTATGACCGGCCCAGCAATTCGACCCAGGAGTTCTGGACGCAAGCCGAGGTGCCCGGCAAACGGTACGGTGACAAACCGGTTTTCATCCTGACCAGCAAACGCACCTTTTCGGCAGCAGAGGAATTCACCTACAACCTGAAAAATCTGAAACGCGCTGTCATCATCGGCGAAACGACCGGCGGCGGCGCGCATCCGGTCTCGCCGCAACGGCTGGGGACACAGTTCATCCTCACCGTGCCAATGGCGCGCTCGATCAATCCGATCACCAAAACGAATTGGGAAGGCACCGGCGTCACGCCCGACATCGCCGTCAGCGCTGAACAAGCGTTAAAAGTCGCGCATCTCGCCGCCTTGAAAGCGCTGCAACCCAAAACCACCGAACCACTGTTGGCCGCGCAATTGCAGACGCTGATTGAAGCAACCAGCGGCGAGCTTGCCGCCACCGCGCGCCAAGCGGTTGAGGGCCTTGCCAAAGCCGCGCCCGCGCCAACCGCAGCCGCCCCCACGCCACCAACGCCTAGCGCTCCCGTGACGGTTCCGCAAACAGACGCGAAGTTGCCGGACACGCCCGCCGGGCACAGCTTTGGCAAATTTCTAAACACCATCAACAGCGGTTCGCTCGATGAGATGAAACGCTTCCACCGCGAGTCGGGCGGCGATGAAGGGAATGCGCAACAGGATTTCGGCCTCTATCAACAAACCGGCGGCCTGCAATTGCACAGTCTCGCAAGTAGTACGGAGTTCGAACTGACGGCTCTGGTGCAAACCAAAAAAGATCAGCGCTGGCTCAATTTTTCAATTGGCGTCGAACACCAGGCCCCGCACGCCATCGCCGATATTCGCGTGCAACCGACTACAGCCCCCGGCAGCGCCACACCGGCAAACGCCGTACCCACTGGCGGTGCACGGAAACAACCTGGCGAAGCACCAGCCAGTCCCAAAAAGTTAAGTGAAGCGGAGGCGCTCAAAGAAACCGAGCGCCACTTGCAACAACTCAGCGCCGCTGATGAATTTTCAGGCGTTGTCCTGATCGCCAAAAACGGCCAGCCGCTTTGGCAGCGAGCTTACGGGTTTGCGAACAAAGCCTTCAACACGCCCAACCGGCTCGACACCAAATTCAATTTGGGTTCGATCAACAAATTCATCACCCACACGGCCATCCTGCAACTGGTCGAAGCGGGCAAACTCAACCTTGACGATACTCTCGGCAAATACTTGCCCGATTACCCTAATCAGCAGGCGGCGGCCAAAGTCACGATTAGCCACTTGCTCAACATGCAATCCGGCATCGGCGACTTTTTCGGCGCGAAGTTTGAAGCGACGCCGAAAGACCGCATCCGCACGATCAACGATTACCTGAAGCTGTTTGCCGAGGCGCCGCTGGCGTTTGAGCCCGGCACGAGCCAGCGTTATTCCAACGGCGGCTACGTCGTGCTCGGCGCAATCATCGAGAAAGTGACCGGCCAGAGCTACTACGACTACGTCCGCGAACGCATCTACAAACCCGCCGGGATGACCAACACCGATGCTTATGAAGTTGACGCCAGCGTGCCGAACGTAGCGACCGGTTACACCCGCCACTCAGGCCGGGACGGCAATGCGCGCGTAGACAATGTCTATACCAAACCCGCGCGCGGCAGTTCCGCTGGCGGCGGCTATTCGACCGCCGAAGACTTACTCAAATTCGCGCAGGCACTGGAACACGGCAAGCTGCTCGACGCCACGCACAGCCGACAAATGTTCGGTCGCCTCGGCATTGCGGGCGGCGCACCCGGCATCAACGCGATCTTGGAAGGTGGCCCTCCGGGCGGTTACAGCGTCATCGTGCTTTCCAACTACGACCCGCCCAGCGCGGAAGACGTCGCCGCCAAAATTCGCGGCTGGTTGGGGATGCGTGACTGA
- a CDS encoding HAMP domain-containing histidine kinase: protein MKHWKRQPPLILWLSVGLLLLLPMLAYLQYRWLGEVSQAEQERRLRNLKASALQFGQDFDQEVTFAYESLQDAALLPPDPAALTSLLSAPNARLAAQYQRWLSAAPHPHLVQAIYQVAVTNAADMALTRFNTSTEQFEPCDWPAELAALRKRLLEQGAAEEQMQQFLRQFADPQSAGSLLREHLTGNPHAQVLNQEINQASGSHREMIIRSTKSQTTVVQLRAFGPVDESLPGLVIPLERTTQVLPLPRKYRLVQFDLACIKNEIFPALAAKHLASNGVHDYLYQIRTVDNAAAKLVYASEGAAPESLANGGDVAENFFKVRFSPRDQLFFKSAASAASGNQAPDKAVKVITSEVNLAHTPPSAELGDRLSSALKRNADGPWQLVIRHRAGSLEAAVATVRRRNLAISFGVLLLLGVSVGLIVLSSRRAQHLAEKQIEFVAGVSHELRTPLTVICAAAENLADGVPGLVDNRDQVKRYGTLIRDEGRRLTSMVEQVLEFAGAQAGKQSYDLRPVAPERVIEDALAALHLSLQESDFVIEEQLPAELPLISADSAALSRALQNLISNALKYGGEQRWLGLSARVIRHLTSEELQLAVADRGRGIPAEELPHIFDPFYRGKEVTAAQIHGNGLGLSLVKHIVEAHGGRITVESKVGVGSTFTLHLPVLREATSSTPIRANEYEQAPSTH from the coding sequence ATGAAACATTGGAAGAGGCAACCTCCCTTGATTTTGTGGCTGTCGGTGGGCCTGCTGCTGCTGCTGCCCATGTTGGCCTATCTCCAATATCGCTGGCTGGGTGAAGTGAGCCAGGCCGAACAGGAACGGCGGCTGCGCAATCTCAAAGCCAGTGCTTTGCAATTCGGCCAGGACTTCGATCAGGAAGTGACCTTCGCCTATGAATCGTTGCAAGACGCGGCCCTGTTGCCGCCCGATCCGGCGGCTTTAACATCCCTGCTGTCTGCTCCAAACGCGCGGCTGGCCGCGCAATATCAACGCTGGCTCAGTGCTGCCCCACATCCTCACTTGGTGCAGGCGATCTATCAGGTCGCGGTCACCAACGCTGCGGATATGGCGCTGACCCGCTTTAACACCAGTACGGAACAGTTTGAACCGTGCGACTGGCCCGCTGAATTGGCTGCCTTGCGCAAACGTTTGCTTGAACAGGGCGCGGCTGAAGAGCAGATGCAACAGTTCCTGCGCCAATTTGCCGACCCGCAATCGGCGGGCAGTTTGTTGCGCGAACATCTGACGGGCAATCCGCACGCCCAGGTCTTGAATCAGGAAATCAATCAGGCGTCGGGCAGTCACCGGGAGATGATCATTCGCAGCACGAAAAGCCAAACGACGGTGGTGCAGTTGCGGGCCTTCGGGCCGGTTGATGAAAGTCTGCCCGGGCTGGTGATTCCGTTGGAGCGGACGACCCAAGTCTTACCGTTGCCGCGCAAATATCGCCTCGTGCAATTCGATCTGGCGTGCATCAAGAACGAAATTTTCCCGGCGTTGGCGGCCAAGCATTTGGCGAGCAATGGCGTGCACGACTATCTCTATCAGATTCGCACAGTTGACAACGCTGCGGCGAAGCTGGTCTATGCCTCAGAGGGCGCTGCGCCAGAGTCATTGGCGAATGGCGGCGATGTCGCCGAGAATTTTTTCAAAGTGCGCTTCAGCCCGCGCGATCAACTCTTTTTCAAATCAGCCGCCAGCGCTGCCAGCGGCAATCAAGCGCCAGATAAGGCGGTCAAGGTCATCACCAGCGAAGTCAATCTCGCGCATACTCCGCCCAGCGCTGAATTGGGTGACCGTCTTTCCTCCGCACTCAAACGCAATGCGGACGGGCCGTGGCAACTGGTTATCCGGCACCGCGCCGGTTCGCTCGAAGCCGCTGTCGCCACAGTGCGCCGCCGCAATCTGGCGATCAGTTTCGGCGTCTTGTTGCTATTGGGTGTGAGCGTCGGCTTGATCGTGCTTTCCAGCCGCCGCGCGCAGCATCTGGCTGAAAAGCAGATTGAATTCGTCGCGGGCGTTTCGCACGAATTACGCACTCCGCTCACGGTCATCTGTGCCGCCGCCGAAAATCTGGCCGACGGCGTGCCCGGGCTGGTTGATAACCGCGATCAGGTCAAACGCTACGGGACGCTGATTCGCGACGAAGGGCGGCGGCTGACTAGCATGGTCGAACAGGTGCTCGAATTTGCGGGCGCGCAAGCGGGCAAGCAAAGTTACGATCTGCGTCCCGTGGCGCCTGAGCGCGTGATCGAAGACGCGCTGGCCGCTTTGCATCTGTCGCTTCAGGAAAGCGATTTTGTGATTGAAGAGCAGTTGCCCGCTGAACTGCCTTTAATCAGCGCCGATAGCGCCGCCTTGAGCCGGGCTTTGCAGAACCTCATCAGCAATGCCCTGAAATACGGCGGCGAGCAACGTTGGCTGGGCTTGAGCGCGCGCGTGATCAGACACCTCACCAGCGAGGAATTGCAACTGGCCGTGGCGGATCGCGGGCGGGGCATTCCAGCCGAAGAATTGCCGCACATCTTCGACCCGTTTTATCGTGGCAAAGAAGTCACGGCGGCTCAGATTCACGGCAACGGTCTCGGCTTGAGTCTGGTCAAACACATTGTCGAAGCGCACGGCGGACGCATTACTGTCGAAAGCAAGGTTGGCGTGGGCAGCACCTTCACCCTGCATCTGCCGGTCTTGCGCGAAGCTACTTCCTCGACTCCGATCCGGGCCAACGAATATGAACAAGCGCCTTCTACTCATTGA
- a CDS encoding response regulator transcription factor, with amino-acid sequence MNKRLLLIEDEPGLVLTLTDRLTSEGYDVTSARDGETGLERASNEAFAGILLDVMLPRKNGFDVCRDLRQRGINTPILMLTARGQVVDKVIGLKLGADDYLTKPFEMIELLARVEALLRRVPASAALPADQYQFGDIKVDFRRAEIERAGAKLELSAKEFQLLRYFIEHREATLSRDELLNGVWGYDAMPTTRTVDVHVAWLRQKLEPNPRHPQYILTIHGMGYKFVG; translated from the coding sequence ATGAACAAGCGCCTTCTACTCATTGAGGATGAACCGGGCCTCGTCCTGACACTCACTGACCGGCTGACCAGCGAAGGTTACGACGTGACCAGCGCGCGCGATGGCGAGACAGGGCTGGAACGCGCCTCGAATGAAGCCTTTGCCGGGATTCTCTTGGATGTAATGCTGCCACGCAAAAACGGTTTTGATGTTTGCCGCGACTTACGTCAGCGCGGCATCAACACGCCGATTCTGATGCTGACGGCGCGCGGTCAAGTCGTAGACAAGGTGATTGGGTTAAAGCTGGGGGCCGATGACTATTTGACCAAACCGTTTGAGATGATCGAACTGCTGGCGCGTGTCGAAGCCCTCTTGCGGCGCGTGCCGGCCAGTGCCGCCTTACCAGCCGATCAGTATCAATTTGGCGACATCAAAGTGGATTTCCGCCGGGCTGAGATCGAGCGGGCGGGCGCGAAGCTGGAGCTTTCAGCCAAAGAATTTCAATTGCTGCGCTACTTCATCGAACACCGCGAAGCCACGCTTTCCCGCGACGAATTGCTCAACGGCGTCTGGGGCTATGACGCCATGCCGACGACGCGCACCGTTGATGTGCACGTCGCCTGGTTGCGCCAGAAGTTGGAACCCAATCCACGGCACCCGCAATACATCCTGACAATTCATGGGATGGGGTATAAGTTCGTTGGGTAA
- a CDS encoding RidA family protein, translating to MTTQRIFAVLLFIGLLTGAALTQSRPGYPNAQNRGPYRPPNNAPNNPRNQPAQPVQESLPAKRYINPPTKAGQAPFSDAVQVDNTLYLSGRLGIDPRTGQVPSDVKLEVRILMEGMRQTLAEAGMTMDDLVSVQVYCTDLALYEQFNSIYRGYFTRAVPARAVMGVNKLLRGARFEIQGTAVLAQ from the coding sequence ATGACAACGCAACGCATATTCGCGGTCTTACTGTTTATCGGCCTGTTGACTGGCGCGGCCTTAACGCAAAGCCGTCCCGGCTATCCAAACGCGCAAAATCGCGGGCCGTATCGTCCGCCCAACAACGCGCCCAACAATCCGCGCAATCAACCCGCGCAGCCCGTGCAAGAGTCTTTGCCCGCCAAACGCTACATCAACCCGCCGACGAAAGCCGGTCAGGCACCCTTTAGCGATGCCGTTCAAGTGGACAACACACTTTATCTGTCAGGGCGACTCGGCATTGACCCGCGCACGGGCCAAGTGCCCAGCGATGTCAAACTCGAAGTGCGCATTCTGATGGAAGGCATGCGGCAAACCCTGGCTGAAGCGGGCATGACGATGGATGATCTGGTCTCGGTGCAGGTGTATTGCACCGATCTGGCGCTGTACGAACAATTCAATTCGATCTATCGCGGCTATTTCACCCGCGCCGTGCCGGCGCGTGCCGTCATGGGCGTCAACAAATTGCTGCGCGGCGCCCGTTTTGAAATTCAAGGCACGGCCGTACTAGCGCAATAG
- a CDS encoding NAD(+)/NADH kinase has translation MEINSCVVAIKQTALAQGGRAAQFAQSGDATAKRLLKADATHQRTVETVRKSLQKHGISALETPFKKPTAQLKRHLAQADLVITIGGDGTALGASHFVTGGALLGVNSAPGDSVGHFCSVHGDNFNRQFEALLKGQWLPTELTRLAVALDDKPLPELALNDILIAHDCPAATTRYLIKLGEREEEQRSSGIWISTAAGSTAGIHSAGGRKMSLRSHRLQYLVRELYREIHGGHQYEYELERGLIDPGESLTVASKMPEGWLYIDGARTAYRFPFGTRATLRAADARLRLFL, from the coding sequence ATGGAAATCAATTCCTGCGTCGTCGCCATCAAACAAACCGCCTTGGCTCAGGGTGGACGAGCGGCCCAATTCGCACAAAGTGGTGATGCCACCGCCAAACGTTTGCTCAAAGCGGATGCCACACATCAGCGCACAGTTGAAACCGTGCGCAAGTCGCTGCAAAAGCATGGCATCTCTGCGCTCGAAACACCTTTCAAAAAGCCAACTGCCCAGCTCAAACGGCACCTCGCCCAGGCTGATTTAGTCATCACCATCGGAGGTGACGGGACTGCGCTCGGCGCTTCGCATTTCGTCACGGGCGGCGCGTTGCTCGGCGTCAACTCCGCGCCGGGTGATAGCGTCGGCCATTTCTGTTCAGTGCACGGCGACAATTTCAACCGGCAATTCGAGGCGCTGTTGAAGGGCCAATGGCTGCCCACCGAACTGACGCGCCTCGCCGTCGCGCTGGACGATAAGCCGTTGCCCGAACTTGCGCTCAACGACATCTTGATCGCCCACGATTGCCCGGCGGCCACGACCCGCTACCTCATCAAGCTGGGCGAGCGCGAAGAAGAACAACGCAGTTCCGGCATCTGGATTTCGACTGCCGCCGGTTCGACCGCCGGGATTCATTCCGCCGGCGGGCGCAAAATGTCGCTGCGTTCCCACCGGCTGCAATATCTTGTGCGCGAGTTGTATCGCGAAATTCACGGCGGGCATCAGTACGAGTACGAACTTGAACGCGGCCTGATCGACCCCGGTGAGAGCCTCACCGTCGCCTCGAAAATGCCCGAAGGCTGGCTTTACATTGACGGCGCGCGCACAGCCTATCGCTTCCCTTTCGGCACGCGCGCGACCTTGCGCGCCGCTGATGCCCGGCTGCGGCTCTTTCTCTAA
- a CDS encoding class I SAM-dependent methyltransferase has product MKPHKLLFFVLVVTFTLPALAQQRTAEEYIKVLENERRIEGLQVARVVDALLIKQGQRVCDLGSGSGLFTRPFARAAGPQGLVYAVDIDEGLLKYVDKTAQEQRLTNIKTIRADESDPKLPEPVDLIAIIDTLHHIANQPTYLKNLKRYLRPNGRIAIIDFSKTWPAGHEKMVYKLEDLHGWMQAAGFKLISQHYFLDNDFFVIYQ; this is encoded by the coding sequence ATGAAACCCCATAAGCTGTTGTTCTTTGTTCTCGTCGTCACGTTCACCCTGCCCGCGCTGGCGCAACAACGCACAGCGGAGGAATACATCAAGGTGCTTGAAAACGAGCGCCGAATCGAAGGTCTGCAAGTCGCGCGCGTGGTGGATGCGTTGCTGATAAAACAGGGCCAGCGCGTCTGTGATTTAGGTTCCGGCTCCGGTTTGTTCACGCGCCCGTTCGCGCGCGCCGCCGGCCCGCAAGGCCTCGTTTACGCGGTGGACATTGATGAAGGGCTGCTCAAATACGTGGACAAGACCGCGCAGGAACAGCGCCTCACGAACATCAAAACCATCCGCGCGGACGAAAGCGACCCCAAGTTACCCGAACCGGTGGATTTGATCGCCATCATTGACACCTTGCATCACATCGCCAATCAGCCGACCTATCTGAAAAACCTGAAGCGTTATCTGCGCCCGAATGGTCGGATTGCAATCATTGATTTCAGCAAAACCTGGCCTGCCGGGCATGAGAAGATGGTTTACAAGTTGGAGGATTTGCACGGCTGGATGCAAGCAGCGGGTTTCAAGCTGATTTCACAGCATTATTTTTTGGACAACGACTTCTTTGTCATTTATCAATGA